In Polaribacter pacificus, the genomic window ATGACTAAAACTGCTGACTCAGTTTGGAATGAGTGCCTTTCATTTATTAAAGACAATATAAAACCACAAGCGTATAAAACTTGGTTTGAACCTATCAAACCAATAAAAATCGCAGGTGAGGCTTTGACGATTCAGGTGCCCAGTAAATTCTTTTACGAATGGTTAGAAGAGCATTATATTAAATTGCTTCGTGTTGCCTTAATGAAACAGTTAGGGAATGATGCAAAGTTAATTTACGATGTGCGTATGGAAAACACCTACAGTAGCAATCGACCTCAGACAGTTAAAATACCAAGTTCAAACAGAAATCCTTTAAAATCACAGAATGTTACGGTTCCGTTAGAAACCAAAAACAGAGAGTTGAGAAACCCATTTGTGATTCCAGGTTTGCAAAAGGTAAAAATTGAATCTCAATTAAATCCAAATTACAACTTTAATAATTTTGTAGAGGGCGATTCAAATCGTTTGGCAAGATCAGCAGGTATGGCAGTGGCCAACAAACCTGGTGGAACTTCGTTCAATCCTTTATTAATTTATGGGGGAGTAGGTCTTGGTAAAACACATATAGCACATGCAATCGGTGTAGAAATTAAAGATAAATATCCAGACAAAACAGTTTTGTATATTTCATCTGAAAAATTTACCCAACAATTTATAGATTCAGTCAAATCAAATACAAGAAATGATTTTATTCATTTTTATCAGATGATTGATGTATTGATTATTGACGATGTTCAGTTCTTGTCCGGAAAAACCGGAACTCAAGATGTGTTCTTTCATATTTTTAACCACTTGCATCAAAATGGCAAACAGGTAATTCTTACTTCGGATAAGGCACCAGTTGATATGCAAGATATAGAACAGCGTTTGCTGTCTCGTTTTAAATGGGGATTGTCTGCAGAGCTTCAGGCTCCTGATTATGAAACTAGAATATCGATTCTACAGAATAAGTTATTTAGAGATGGGGTAGAAATGCCCGAAGAAATTGTTGATTATATTGCAAAAAATATCAAATCCAATGTTCGTGAACTAGAAGGCGTGTTAATCTCTATGATTGCTCAGTCTTCATTTAACCGAAGAGAATATACTCTAGAGCTTGCTAGACAAATTGTAGATAAGTTTGTTAAGAATACCAAGAAAGAAGTTTCTATAGATTACATCCAAAAAGTAGTGTCTAAATATTTTGATATGGATGTAGCAACATTACAATCTAAAACCAGAAAAAGACACATTGTTCAAGCTCGTCAATTAGCTATGTATTTTGCAAAGCGAATGACCAAATCATCCCTAGCGAGTATTGGTTCTCAAATAGGTCACAGGGATCACGCAACAGTTTTACATGCTTGCAAGACTGTTGACAATCTTACAGAAACCGATAAATTATTTCGTAAATACGTTGACGATTTAACCAAGAAATTAACTTTTTAATTTTACTACATGCAGCAGATTTTGATGGTCTGTTTGGGGAATATTTGTCGTTCTCCACTGGCCGAGGGTATATTGCAATCTAAGGTTGATCCTTCTAAAATTTCAGTAGATTCTGCTGGGACAGCTGCTTACCATGTGGGAGAATTGCCAGACAAGCGATCTATTGCTACAGCTAAAAAATACGGAATAGATCTTACCCAACAACGCGCAAGAAAATTTAGTATCAAAGATTTTGATATCTTTGACATCATATACGCCATGGATCAAAGTAATTATCAAGATTTATTGAGCTTGGCACGTAATCAACAAGATAAAGATAAGTTGCATTTGATTTTAAATGAGTCTTATCCCAATGAGCAAAGAGAGGTGCCTGACCCTTATTACGGTGGTGTAGATGGCTTTGAACAAGTATATCAGCTTTTAGATGAAGCTTGTACTGTAATCCAAAAAAAAATTGAATGATGCTAGGAAAATTATATTTAATACCCACAACCTTAGGAGATAACGAACCTTTAGAAGTAATGCCAATCTCTGTAAAGAAAGTTGTTGAGCAGATTGATTATTATGTGGTTGAAAATGAAAAAACGGCACGTCGTTTTATAAAAAAAATACATCCCAAGAAAGCGCAAGATTCTTTGCAAATTATGATGTTAGATAAGTATGCCGAGGAAATTGAAACTCGTTCATATTTAGATATCTGTGCAGAGGGAATCTCAGTTGGATTGTTATCTGAGGCAGGTGTTCCAGCGGTTGCGGATCCAGGTGCAACCATCGTTCGGTTGGCGCATGAAAAAGGAATTCAAGTTGTTCCTTTGGTGGGGCCTTCATCCATTTTAATGGCCATGATGAGTTCTGGAATGAACGGCCAAAGTTTTGCTTTTAATGGCTATTTGCCTATTGATGCTGCTAAGAGAAAAAAAACAATTAAAGATTTAGAGCGTTTGTCAAAAGAGAAAAATCAATCTCAGATTTTTATTGAGACTCCTTATAGAAACGAAAAGCTTTTTACGGATTTAAAATCGACCTTAACACCATCAACCTTGTTGTGTATAGCTGCAGATATTACTTTATCTACAGAGTATATAAAAACCAAGCACGCAAAAGATTGGAAACAAGAACAACCAGATCTGCACAAGCGTCCAGCTATCTTTATCATACACAAAGAATATTAATTTTTAGCGTTGTATTCCTTGTGAGCTAATCCAGCGTTGGTATTTTTTTGCATTGTTGTTGTGTGCTCTTAAAGTGGATGCAAATTCATGGTAGCCAATCTTATCGACACTGGCACACATATATAAATAATTGTGTTTAGCTGCGTTTAAAACGGCATCGATAGAAGAAATATCTGGCATAGCGATTAAGCTTGGAGGGAGTCCATTTTTTGTGTAGGTATTGTAAGGAGATTTTATAGACAGATCTTTGGTCAATACTCGTTTTACAACAAAATCATCCCCGTGTTTCTTTTTTAAGGCAAAAATAATAGTTGGGTCTGCTTGTAGCGGCCATCCTCTTTTAAGTCTGTTAAGGTAGAGTCCAGCTACAATAGGTCTTTCAGAAGCTTTTGCAGTTTCTTTTTGAACGATAGATGCTAAAGTAATGACCTCTTTTGGGCTCATTTTTAGCTCTTTAGCCTTAAAAAGTCTGTTCTCTGTCCAAAAGCGTTGGTATTCTTGTAACATGCGATTTCTGAAATTTTCTGCAGTAGTATTCCAGTACAATTCGTAACTGTTAGGGATATACATGCCTAAAGCTTCATCAATAGAAAACTGCTGCTTGTTTAAAAAAGCTGGGTCTGTGATGGC contains:
- a CDS encoding SAM-dependent methyltransferase; its protein translation is MLGKLYLIPTTLGDNEPLEVMPISVKKVVEQIDYYVVENEKTARRFIKKIHPKKAQDSLQIMMLDKYAEEIETRSYLDICAEGISVGLLSEAGVPAVADPGATIVRLAHEKGIQVVPLVGPSSILMAMMSSGMNGQSFAFNGYLPIDAAKRKKTIKDLERLSKEKNQSQIFIETPYRNEKLFTDLKSTLTPSTLLCIAADITLSTEYIKTKHAKDWKQEQPDLHKRPAIFIIHKEY
- the dnaA gene encoding chromosomal replication initiator protein DnaA — its product is MTKTADSVWNECLSFIKDNIKPQAYKTWFEPIKPIKIAGEALTIQVPSKFFYEWLEEHYIKLLRVALMKQLGNDAKLIYDVRMENTYSSNRPQTVKIPSSNRNPLKSQNVTVPLETKNRELRNPFVIPGLQKVKIESQLNPNYNFNNFVEGDSNRLARSAGMAVANKPGGTSFNPLLIYGGVGLGKTHIAHAIGVEIKDKYPDKTVLYISSEKFTQQFIDSVKSNTRNDFIHFYQMIDVLIIDDVQFLSGKTGTQDVFFHIFNHLHQNGKQVILTSDKAPVDMQDIEQRLLSRFKWGLSAELQAPDYETRISILQNKLFRDGVEMPEEIVDYIAKNIKSNVRELEGVLISMIAQSSFNRREYTLELARQIVDKFVKNTKKEVSIDYIQKVVSKYFDMDVATLQSKTRKRHIVQARQLAMYFAKRMTKSSLASIGSQIGHRDHATVLHACKTVDNLTETDKLFRKYVDDLTKKLTF
- a CDS encoding low molecular weight protein-tyrosine-phosphatase, encoding MQQILMVCLGNICRSPLAEGILQSKVDPSKISVDSAGTAAYHVGELPDKRSIATAKKYGIDLTQQRARKFSIKDFDIFDIIYAMDQSNYQDLLSLARNQQDKDKLHLILNESYPNEQREVPDPYYGGVDGFEQVYQLLDEACTVIQKKIE
- the mltG gene encoding endolytic transglycosylase MltG codes for the protein MTKKKGLIYLVSLCILIACYYAFNSYQKIYSPSTQKDGYIFIATNSGFDDVVKQLEPYVLDTDAFVWVSNKKKYNTNIKAGRYQIKKGLSNNDLINLLRNGLQSPVKVTFNNQDNLEKLAGRIAAQIEPDSLEILTAITDPAFLNKQQFSIDEALGMYIPNSYELYWNTTAENFRNRMLQEYQRFWTENRLFKAKELKMSPKEVITLASIVQKETAKASERPIVAGLYLNRLKRGWPLQADPTIIFALKKKHGDDFVVKRVLTKDLSIKSPYNTYTKNGLPPSLIAMPDISSIDAVLNAAKHNYLYMCASVDKIGYHEFASTLRAHNNNAKKYQRWISSQGIQR